A genome region from Macaca nemestrina isolate mMacNem1 chromosome 15, mMacNem.hap1, whole genome shotgun sequence includes the following:
- the OCSTAM gene encoding LOW QUALITY PROTEIN: osteoclast stimulatory transmembrane protein (The sequence of the model RefSeq protein was modified relative to this genomic sequence to represent the inferred CDS: inserted 1 base in 1 codon; deleted 1 base in 1 codon) — protein MPGHPGAAEHLVKTRWRSWDLGLWKALAPLQAAWDAFSQPVPANCSQLLTQLFLCASLAAAAAGLVYHWLAFLLLYPPGPSGMVATVCGLLVFLSLGLVPPVRCLLALSVPTLGTEQGRRLLLSYSTATLAVAVVPNILANVGAAGQVLRCVTEGSLESLLNTTQQLHAASRTLGPAGQAGDRGLTFEAQDNGSAFYLHMLRITQQVLEDFSGLESLARAAALGTQRVVTVLFMLGLLVESAWYLHCYLTDLRFDNIYATQQLTQRLAQAQATHLVAPPPTWLLQAARLRLSQEELLSCLLRLGLLALLLVATAVAVATDHVAFLLAQATVDWAQKLPTVPITLTVKYDVAYTVLGFIPFLFNQPPPESPFLSVHSSYQWELGLTSARCPLLPARRPRAAAPLAAGALQLLAGSTVLLEAYARRLRHAIAASFFTAQEARRVRHLHARLQRRHDRHQGQQLSLGAPSCXPTPRPACKPPAWIDCRLDALRTESREGEGKELWSCRDLSCSLGPVPPPCVTLGRSLHRSELRLPPLHNDCIFTIDGTCFPRRDVVRMEGNTGRDRPG, from the exons ATGCCAGGCCACCCAGGAGCAGCTGAGCACCTTGTCAAGACCAG GTGGAGGTCCTGGGACTTGGGGCTCTGGAAGGCCCTCGCCCCACTGCAGGCTGCCTGGGACGCCTTCTCCCAGCCTGTTCCGGCCAACTGTAGCCAGCTGCTGACCCAGCTCTTCCTGTGTGCCTCCCTGGCCGCTGCTGCTGCGGGTCTGGTTTATCACTGGCTGGCATTCTTGCTGCTTTATCCTCCTGGACCTTCAGGCATGGTGGCCACTGTCTGTGGCCTCCTGGTCTTCCTGAGCCTGGGCCTGGTGCCCCCAGTCCGCTGCCTGCTTGCACTCAGCGTGCCCACCCTGGGCACGGAGCAGGGACGCCGGCTGCTCCTGTCCTACAGCACTGCCACCCTGGCCGTTGCTGTGGTGCCcaacatcctggccaacgtgggtGCAGCCGGGCAGGTGCTGAGGTGTGTCACCGAGGGTTCCCTGGAGAGTCTGCTCAACACCACTCAACAGCTGCACGCAGCATCCAGGACTCTGGGCCCCGCAGGCCAGGCAGGCGACCGGGGCTTGACATTTGAGGCCCAGGACAATGGCTCTGCCTTCTACCTTCACATGCTCAGGATCACTCAGCAGGTCCTGGAGGATTTCTCTGGCCTGGAGTCCCTGGCCCGGGCAGCAGCACTAGGGACCCAGCGAGTGGTCACAGTGCTGTTTATGCTGGGCCTCCTAGTGGAGTCGGCATGGTACCTCCATTGCTACCTGACAGACCTGCGGTTTGACAATATCTACGCCACACAACAGCTGACCCAGCGGTTGGCACAGGCCCAGGCTACACACCTGGTGGCCCCTCCACCCACCTGGCTGCTCCAGGCGGCTCGGCTGAGGCTGTCACAGGAGGAGCTGTTGAGTTGTCTTCTAAGGCTGGGGCTGCTTGCCCTCCTCCTGGTGGCCACGGCTGTGGCAGTGGCCACAGACCATGTAGCCTTCCTCCTGGCACAGGCGACCGTGGACTGGGCTCAGAAGTTGCCAACTGTGCCCATCACGCTCACGGTCAAGTACGAT gTGGCATACACTGTCCTGGGCTTCATCCCTTTCCTCTTCAACCAGCCGCCCCCGGAGAGCCCCTTCCTCTCTGTCCACAGCTCCTACCAATGGGAGCTCGGCCTCACCTCCGCCCGCTGCCCACTGCTACCCGCCCGGCGTCCCCGCGCGGCCGCCCCGCTGGCCGCGGGGGCCCTGCAGCTCCTGGCGGGCTCCACGGTGCTCCTGGAGGCCTACGCCCGCCGCCTGCGCCACGCCATCGCCGCTTCCTTCTTCACAGCCCAGGAGGCGAGGAGGGTCCGCCACCTGCACGCCCGGCTTCAGCGAAGACACGACAGGCACCAAGGCCAGCAGCTGTCCCTGGGGGCTCCTTCCT GCCCCACACCCAGACCTGCCTGCAAGCCTCCGGCATGGATAGACTGCAGGCTGGATGCCTTG AGAACCGAgagcagagagggagaggggaaagagCTTTGGAGTTGCAGAGACCTGAGTTGTAGCCTCGGTCCTGTGCCGCctccctgtgtgaccttgggtaggtCACTTCACCGCTCTGAGCTTCGGCTTCCACCTCTGCATAACGACTGCATATTTACCATTGATGGGACCTGTTTCCCACGCAGGGATGTGGTCAGGATGGAAGGAAATACTGGGCGTGATAGGCCTGGATAA
- the LOC105496481 gene encoding LOW QUALITY PROTEIN: cTAGE family member 2-like (The sequence of the model RefSeq protein was modified relative to this genomic sequence to represent the inferred CDS: deleted 1 base in 1 codon), with translation MKEPGATPQPYWGLVLEEPRRVAAALPEGRRPDSTPYGFPWKLVICAAVVVFFAVPFFLWRSFRSVRSRLYVGREKKLAVALSGLIEEKCKLLEKFSLIQKEYEAYEVESSLEDASSEKEATEAQSLEATCEKVNRSNSELEHEILFLEKELKEEKSKHSEQDELMADISKRIQFLEDESKSLKSQVAEAKMTFKRFQMNEEPLKIAIQDALNENSQLQESQQQLFQEAEVWKEQVSELNKQKITLEDSKVHAEQVLNDKENHIETLTERLLKMKDRAARLGEDIMDDGNLELEVNSELEDDANLDNPPKGALKKLIHAAKLNASLTTLEGERNQIHIQLSEVDETKKELREHIKNLQTEQASLQSENTHFESENQKLQQKLKVMTELYQENGMKLYRKLLVEENYRLEKEKLSKVDETIGHATGELETCRKRAKDLEEEFERTLHFYQGKIISHKKKAHDNCLAAWTAERNLNDLREENAHNRQKLAETDFKIKLLEKDPNALDVPNTAFGREHSSYGPSPLGRPSSETRYFLYPPTVLEGPLRLSHLLPGGGGRGPRGPGNPLDHQMTNERGEASCDRFTDPHRVPSGTGPLSSPWEQACRMMFPPPGQSYPDSAVPPQRQDRFYSNSARRSGPAELRSFNMPSLDKMDGSMPSEMESSRNDTKDNLGNLNVPDSSLPAENEATGPGFFPPPLAPIRGPLWPVDMRGPFMRRGPPFPPPPTGTMFGASPDYLPPRDVPGPPRAPFAMRNVYPPRGFPPYLPPRLGFVPQPLHSEDRVSSLEGWVCLQMSLLLKIQNHGKKPDNIFALFKSHFDYSHFQLK, from the exons ATGAAGGAGCCCGGGGCTACCCCTCAGCCTTACTGGGGGCTTGTCCTGGAGGAGCCACGCAGGGTTGCGGCAGCACTGCCTGAAGGCAGGAGACCAGATTCGACTCCTTACGGTTTTCCATGGAAATTGGTGATATGTGCAGCTGTCGTTGTATTTTTTGCTGTTCCCTTTTTCTTGTGGAGAAGTTTTAGATCGGTTAGGAGTCGGCTTTAtgtgggaagagagaaaaagcttGCTGTAGCACTTTCTGGACtaattgaagaaaaatgtaaactacTTGAAAAATTTAGCCTTATTCAAAAAGAGTATGAAGCCTATGAAGTAGAGTCATCTTTAGAGGATGCCAGCTCTGAGAAGGAGGCAACAGAAGCACAAAGTTTGGAGGCAACCTGTGAAAAGGTAAACAGGTCCAATTCTGAACTTGAGCATGAAATACTCTTTCTAGAAAAAGagttaaaagaagagaaatctaaacatTCTGAACAAGATGAATTGATGGCAGATATTTCCAAAAGAATACAGTTTCTAGAAGATGAGTCAAAATCCCTCaaatcccaagtagctgaagcCAAAATGACCTTCAAGAGATTTCAAATGAATGAAGAACCACTGAAGATAGCAATACAAGATGCTTTGAATGAAAATTCTCAACTTCAGGAAAGCCAGCAACAGCTTTTTCAAGAAGCTGAAGTATGGAAAGAACAAGTGAGTGAacttaataaacagaaaataacattGGAAGACTCCAAAGTACACGCAGAACAAGTtctaaatgataaagaaaatcacATCGAGACTCTGACTGAACGCTTGCTAAAGATGAAAGATCGGGCTGCTAGGCTTGGAGAAGACATAATGGATGATGGTAACTTGGAATTAGAAGTGAACAGTGAATTGGAAGATGATGCTAACTTAGATAATCCTCCAAAAGGAGCTTTGAAGAAACTGATTCATGCAGCTAAGTTAAATGCTTCTTTAACAACcttagaaggagaaagaaaccaAATTCATATTCAGTTATCTGAAGTTGATGAAACCAAGAAGGAGCTCAGAGAGCATATTAAAAATCTTCAGACAGAACAAGCATCTTTGCAGTCGGAAAACACACACTTTGAAAGTGAGAATCAGAAGCTTCAACAGAAACTTAAGGTAATGACAGAATTATATCAAGAAAATGGAATGAAGCTATACAGGAAATTACTAGTAGAGGAAAATTACCGGTTAGAGAAAGAGAAACTTTCTAAAGTAGACGAAACGATCGGCCATGCCACTGGAGAGCTGGAGACCTGCAGAAAGCGAGCCAAAGATCTTGAGGAAGAATTTGAGAGAACTCTTCATTTTTATCAAGGAAAGATTATTTCCCATAAGAAAAAAGCACACGATAATTGTTTGGCAGCATGGACTGCTGAAAGAAACCTCAATGATTTAAGGGAAGAAAATGCTCACaacagacaaaaattagctgaaacagactttaaaattaaacttttagaaaaagaTCCTAATGCACTTGATGTTCCAAATACAGCATTTGGCAGAGAGCATTCCTCCTATGGTCCCTCTCCACTGGGTCGGCCTTCATCTGAAACGAGATATTTTCTCTATCCTCCAACTGTGTTGGAGGGTCCACTCAGACTCTCACATTTGCTTccagggggaggaggaagaggcccAAGAGGCCCAGGGAATCCTCTGGACCATCAGATGACCAATGAAAGAGGAGAAGCAAGCTGTGATAGGTTTACCGATCCTCACAGGGTTCCTTCTGGCACTGGGCCCCTGTCATCTCCGTGGGAACAGGCCTGTAGGATGATGTTTCCTCCACCAGGACAATCATATCCTGATTCAGCTGTTCCTCCACAAAGGCAAGACAGATTTTATTCTAATTCTGCTAGACGCTCTGGACCAGCAGAACTCAGAAGTTTTAATATGCCTTCTTTGGATAAAATGGATGGGTCAATGCCTTCAGAAATGGAATCCAGTAGAAATGATACCAAAGATAATCTTGGTAATTTAAATGTGCCTGATTCATCTCTCCCCGCTGAAAATGAAGCAACTGGCCCTGGCTTTTTCCCTCCACCTCTTGCTCCAATCAGAGGTCCATTGTGGCCAGTGGATATGAGGGGCCCGTTCATGAGAAGAGGACCTCCTTTCCCTCCACCTCCTACAGGAACCATGTTTGGAGCTTCTCCAGATTATCTGCCACCAAGGGATGTCCCAGGTCCACCACGTGCTCCATTTGCAATGAGAAATGTCTATCCACCGAGGGGTTTTCCTCCTTACCTTCCCCCAAGACTTGGATTTGTC CCCCAACCCCTACATTCTGAAGATAGAGTGAGTTCCCTTGAGGGTTGGGTCTGCCTTCAAATGAGCCTGCTACTGAAGATCCAGAACCACGGCAAGAAACCTGACAATATTTTTGCTCTCTTCAAAAGTCATTTTGACTATTCTCATTTTCAGCTGAAGTAA